A window of Streptomyces sp. SAI-127 contains these coding sequences:
- a CDS encoding LysR family transcriptional regulator encodes MEIRVLRYFLTIVETGSVTKAAEVVRVAQPSLSRQLRGLEGTLGMTLFDRGGKQMVLTAAGRRFLPLARDLVARADAAESAVGALAAGRAMRITVAAPPTTITDVIAPFLATWGPEDPLVTVQAESPAHAYQALARGADVAISSAPPRSRFAGLPVARLPLWAYVRADHAWADRDRVTIRELAAEPLIVLTPAHGTRRILDHAVQDADASYDIVLECDTPHVAQAMAASGHGVAVVSDDPRFDLHPLLILDSTGEPLQIHLHAAWDAGHYALRSIEAFAAGLSRFCVERYGPQVAARL; translated from the coding sequence TGGTCCGCGTCGCCCAGCCCTCGCTGTCGCGCCAACTGCGCGGCCTGGAAGGGACCTTGGGGATGACACTCTTCGACCGCGGCGGCAAGCAGATGGTCCTGACGGCGGCCGGCCGGCGCTTCCTTCCCCTGGCCCGCGACCTGGTCGCCCGCGCGGACGCCGCCGAGTCCGCAGTCGGTGCGCTGGCTGCCGGTCGTGCCATGCGGATCACCGTGGCGGCGCCGCCCACCACCATCACCGACGTGATCGCGCCGTTCCTGGCCACCTGGGGGCCGGAGGATCCGCTCGTCACCGTGCAGGCGGAGAGTCCGGCACATGCGTACCAGGCCCTTGCGAGGGGCGCCGATGTAGCCATCTCCTCGGCACCTCCGAGGAGCCGTTTCGCCGGGCTCCCGGTGGCCCGCCTGCCGCTGTGGGCCTACGTCCGTGCCGACCATGCCTGGGCGGACCGGGACCGCGTCACCATCAGGGAACTTGCCGCGGAGCCCCTCATCGTCCTCACCCCGGCGCACGGCACCCGCCGCATCCTGGACCATGCCGTGCAGGATGCGGACGCCTCGTACGACATCGTGCTCGAATGCGACACCCCGCACGTCGCACAGGCCATGGCGGCTTCGGGCCATGGTGTCGCGGTGGTCTCCGACGATCCCCGCTTCGACCTGCACCCGCTGCTGATCCTCGACAGCACGGGCGAACCGCTGCAGATCCACCTGCACGCGGCGTGGGACGCCGGCCACTATGCGCTGCGCAGCATCGAGGCATTCGCGGCCGGGTTGTCACGTTTTTGTGTCGAGCGGTACGGGCCACAGGTCGCCGCCCGCCTGTGA
- a CDS encoding UbiX family flavin prenyltransferase: MRLIVGMTGATGAILGIRLLQELAGQPDVETHLVTSRWARATIELETGWSARQVADLADVVHGPDDQAASISSGSFRTDGMVILPCSAKTLAAIRAGYGSDLVSRAADVILKERRPLVLGVRETPLSTIHLENMLALSRMGVTILPPMPAFYNKPATVDDIVDHLVARVMDQLGLDSERAVRWQGPATARRGDRRTPPDSDVPTPVALGRPRDGVTTTARTAHGTSTGSRPAGVSPLM, translated from the coding sequence ATGCGATTGATCGTGGGAATGACGGGTGCCACGGGAGCCATCCTGGGCATCCGGTTGCTGCAGGAACTCGCCGGCCAACCGGACGTGGAGACACACCTGGTAACGAGCCGCTGGGCGCGAGCGACCATCGAGCTGGAGACCGGCTGGTCGGCGCGGCAGGTCGCTGACCTCGCCGATGTCGTCCACGGCCCAGATGACCAGGCGGCCTCCATATCCAGCGGCTCGTTCCGCACCGACGGCATGGTGATCTTGCCGTGCAGCGCCAAGACGCTCGCCGCGATACGGGCCGGCTACGGCAGCGACCTCGTCTCGCGGGCCGCGGACGTCATCCTCAAAGAACGGCGTCCCTTGGTGCTCGGCGTACGGGAGACCCCACTGTCGACCATCCACCTGGAGAACATGCTGGCCCTCTCCCGGATGGGGGTGACGATCCTGCCGCCCATGCCGGCCTTCTACAACAAGCCCGCGACCGTGGACGACATCGTCGACCACCTGGTCGCCCGGGTCATGGACCAGCTCGGCCTGGACAGCGAACGGGCCGTGCGCTGGCAGGGACCCGCCACCGCACGCCGCGGTGACCGACGCACGCCTCCCGACTCCGACGTGCCGACTCCGGTAGCGCTTGGCCGACCCCGAGATGGTGTGACGACCACGGCGCGGACGGCACATGGCACGTCAACCGGTTCAAGGCCTGCGGGGGTTTCCCCGCTGATGTGA